From a single Myxocyprinus asiaticus isolate MX2 ecotype Aquarium Trade chromosome 33, UBuf_Myxa_2, whole genome shotgun sequence genomic region:
- the b3galt4 gene encoding beta-1,3-galactosyltransferase 9 produces the protein MAGYSLRACKGRMGKRGGRLGFFHYLCIIVFCGSLLALLFFDVIELWVTSLGMSRDEGPHGELLPQRIPPTHSEEYLLMPSTRVCQRAKPYLITFVATAPANRKARQAIRDTWGGEIQVRGQRVMTLFMIGQPLDLVLSKELIEEFKEHGDLIQGRFIDSYGNLTLKTLSMLGWARRFCPQAHYLAKVDDDVMFNPSALLQYLDLRFETAKNLIDLYLGRVHMRVSPHRSPDSKHYMSETAYTGMVFPDYCSGTAYVLSRPALLKLSLAAVAVPLPRPLPPEDVFVGICAHTVGITPTHSPLFSGGPAVPYSRCCYQTMVSVHHTKPQDMVRYWTEMHSTAPCSWLGARTSLGVCKVRALLGTLLGKD, from the coding sequence ATGGCAGGGTACAGTTTGAGGGCCTGCAAGGGTCGTATGGGGAAGCGAGGAGGCCGTTTAGGGTTTTTCCATTATCTCTGCATTATAGTCTTCTGTGGCTCCCTGCTTGCCTTGCTCTTCTTTGATGTAATTGAATTGTGGGTAACCTCACTTGGCATGAGCAGAGATGAAGGTCCTCATGGAGAGCTCCTTCCTCAGAGGATCCCTCCAACCCATTCCGAGGAGTACCTACTTATGCCCAGCACCCGCGTATGCCAACGTGCCAAACCTTACCTCATCACTTTTGTGGCAACTGCTCCTGCCAACAGAAAGGCTCGCCAGGCCATCCGTGACACCTGGGGTGGTGAGATACAAGTGAGGGGCCAGCGAGTCATGACCCTCTTTATGATAGGTCAGCCATTGGACCTGGTTCTCAGCAAAGAACTGATCGAAGAGTTCAAGGAGCACGGGGACCTGATACAAGGTCGCTTCATTGACTCCTACGGCAACTTGACCCTGAAAACACTCTCAATGTTAGGCTGGGCTCGCCGTTTCTGTCCACAAGCACACTATCTGGCTAAAGTAGATGACGACGTAATGTTCAACCCTAGCGCGCTTCTCCAATATCTCGACCTCAGATTTGAAACGGCAAAAAATCTCATAGACCTTTATCTGGGCAGGGTTCATATGCGGGTCTCACCACACCGCAGTCCGGACAGCAAGCACTACATGTCAGAAACGGCGTACACTGGCATGGTTTTTCCTGATTATTGCAGCGGGACGGCATATGTGCTTTCTCGGCCTGCGTTGCTGAAGCTGTCACTAGCAGCTGTTGCTGTACCCTTACCCAGACCGTTGCCCCCTGAGGATGTGTTTGTGGGTATATGTGCCCACACAGTGGGCATTACGCCCACCCACTCTCCACTCTTCTCTGGAGGACCCGCTGTACCCTACAGTCGCTGCTGCTACCAGACTATGGTGTCTGTGCACCATACCAAGCCACAGGACATGGTTCGTTACTGGACGGAGATGCACTCCACAGCCCCGTGTTCGTGGTTGGGTGCGCGGACTTCTCTTGGTGTTTGTAAAGTACGAGCGCTTCTTGGGACGCTGTTGGGAAAAGACTGA